The Apium graveolens cultivar Ventura chromosome 6, ASM990537v1, whole genome shotgun sequence genome contains a region encoding:
- the LOC141664359 gene encoding protein CHROMATIN REMODELING 4-like isoform X1: MSSESMKGNAPVNSKMINKNWVLKRKRGKHPYSPDTSNGGRTKIVPSEPAENASSELNLKTETTSRCFSRKKKGNDGYFYECVVCDLGGNLLCCDSCPRTYHLQCLDPPLKRIPNGKWQCPTCVVSHDSKDNLDFFSKRERTKLTQKKSDVGSESVDMDNMSSVLGSSNLRKKRSSGKGKSSLSQSIHSIGEKLVPIDVVSSNKPSHLLSDGSVEGSSSILKVFNENLPEMSPLTELKQTKTVSLAEVSQASIVDTEKDEGTSEKKSGLSKNVGSPAKEVVPVLDAATRKDRKRKYKFYVGSNQNKPKNGEDSCPISILEKQEVEENSASRQTKKVHLKCELKERPSSFQASKTHKKRESKDNSVGPRSSIPLRKRKDVSPVAAASLSKNDKDREIDIPFEDEMVSADMGHKEHRTKKLVVDILACEDVSDAQQVDRVLGCRVRGGELNSLKCDTVADSNDQPAKRSVSLDVSNRNPEKITSCDLPPDGGASENSLKAAEDNLNQFDAEKIVKKGSESDESSIDKRSMVKECSEGNCEDVMTSDIKVTDSSAINSKKEGICAVSLSTGDLERTAGKKTMGESSDIYSDNNEITERLEMSLPQENAEAQVDLEISTNCVPETMMKDDLLSEFVPETIAFSNGAVVEYEFLVKWVGKSHLHNSWISESHLKVLSKRKLDNYKGKYGRSLMDISDERWKKPQRVIALHSSTVGVDEVFVKWTALPYEECTWERVDEPVIARSSHLIDLFKQFEHRTVQNDATDNDMQKGKRGRQQIEIVPLTDQPKELLGGSLFPHQLEALNWLRKCWCKGRNVILADEMGLGKTVSAGAFLSSLYFEFKATLPCLVLVPLSTMPNWMAEFSLWAPDLNVVEYHGSAKARAMIREYEWHASNPSGFSRKTVSYKFNVLLTTYEMVLVDSSYLRAVPWEVLVVDEGHRLKNSSSKLFGMLNTFKFQHRVLLTGTPLQNNIGEMYNLLHFLQPDLFPSLSSFEEKFNDLATAEKVEELKKLVAPHMLRRLKKDVMQNIPPKTERMVPVELSSIQAEYYRAMLTKNYQLLRNIGKGVAQQSMLNIVMQLRKVCNHPYLIKGTEPESGSAEFLHEMRIKASAKLTLLHSMLKVLHKEGHRVLIFSQMTKLLDILEDYLNIEFGPRTFERVDGSVSVSDRQTAITRFNQDKSRFVFLLSTRSCGLGINLATADTVIIYDSDFNPHADIQAMNRAHRIGQSNRLLVFRLVVRASVEERILQLAKRKLMLDQLFVNKSGSQKEVEDILRWGTEELFNDSSSIPSKDAGENIGNNDEAALDIEPTRRRRTGGLGDVYKDKCTDGSSKIVWDENAIWKLLDRSNIQDCSLDNAEGDAENDMLGSVKSLEWNDEPAEDQEISELLPVVNDETCTHHSGKKEDDAVAVIEGNEWDRLLRDRWEKYQNEEEATLGRGKRQRKAISYREAYAMQPAETPNEGDGNEEGEPQRDYTPAGRALKAKFAKLRARQKERLVQRHAMNASDPIMELNRFETCLVPSSSALGKEQMTNLDQHRGDDISLIDSEGNKQQYLEALKTKPDLKQRLSKLSKCKMRSHVDFPVKAGEHPPDIGPLGHHLQGTSNTKSLSNNILLPVLGLCAPNANQMELSERNIYKSHSKQSRQGSKAEFPFDLTPSRETLNETDGKSLEHAQEKGKFPSTSLEAVQRGWKMSRPDTYMQHALPFSQGKGHNYLDRGPGISEFQEKPALPKLPFDQKLLPRFPFPTTNVCHPHPDLFPNLTLGSRAGNISDSVQDFHAMPFFPNMKLPRENTSRYAQQGVEVNPMLGLGQMPQTYSSFPENHRKVLENIMMRTGTVPSNFFKSKSMKDIWSEDELDFLWVGVRRHGRGNWDAMLRDPRLKFSKFKTAEDLFCRWEEEQHKIMDMPALPVQKSYKSSKLGKSPLFPEISDAMMSRALHGSKFAGPPKFQSHLTDMKLGFSNQQSSLPKFEPSEQHGLTDDHLALHPGWNADKFQKSFSGMSSVRPCDRPGTSTVRNEQPFLKDMLGASSLVSVGMNSSSNFDLQKQGNELRDSRSWKLPSFLDKSLNILRESNNFSSGKSKISSLLADSHLGQNMFYSKLKDVAGSSLKKDLPHWLREAVVGPAKPEPGLPPSVSAIAQSVHILYGDSDPIFPPFLAPGLPPVQPKDPRRRLKKRKKRRERAQMSKQFPEDIAGTSHSFRSNLPAGTIGSTSLLHAESPVPLITQLSASTSGLPCGKPNLNTPPFSVDVPNSSPVSVYSETRKKMKMNPSSDVLQFVTPSVAASSQETDTKSPESKVPLPDYVEEVMIPVPEDVCEENKSKDISSTGMLGPHTEDNVEQTESRVPNETRPDPIQGKDISSTVMLGPHTEDNAEQTESGVPNETCPDPIQGKDISSTGMLGPHTEENAEQTESRVPNESHSDPIQPKAEKTSSEGRVSNHGGNEQES, from the exons ATGAGTTCGGAAAGTATGAAGGGTAATGCCCCAGTGAATAGTAAAATGATTAACAAAAACTGGGTTTTGAAACGGAAACGTGGAAAGCATCCATATAGTCCGGATACATCCAATGGCGGTAGAACCAAAATCGTACCTTCCGAACCTGCAGAAAATGCATCATCAGAACTTAACCTGAAAACTGAGACAACTTCTCGTTGTTTTTCTAGAAAGAAGAAAGGAAATGATGGG TACTTCTATGAATGTGTGGTTTGTGATCTTGGTGGCAACTTGCTATGTTGTGATAGTTGTCCACGTACCTATCATCTTCAATGCCTAGATCCGCCTCTGAAG CGCATTCCAAATGGAAAGTGGCAGTGTCCAACGTGCGTCGTGTCACATGATTCCAAAGACAACTTGGATTTCTTCTCAAAGCGAGAAAGAACAAAATTGACCCAAAAAAAATCTGATGTTGGCAGTGAATCAGTTGACATGGACAACATGTCCTCCGTATTAGGAAGCTCTAACCTTCGGAAGAAACGATCATCGGGCAAAGGAAAATCTTCATTATCTCAGTCCATTCACTCAATCGGAGAGAAGCTAGTCCCTATAGATGTGGTTTCCAGCAATAAGCCAAGCCATCTACTCTCTGATGGTTCTGTAGAGGGTAGTTCATCGATTTTGAAGGTTTTTAATGAGAATTTACCTGAAATGTCTCCATTAACTGAACTTAAACAGACGAAGACAGTTTCTCTTGCGGAGGTATCACAAGCTAGCATTGTGGATACTGAGAAGGATGAAGGAACTTCTGAGAAGAAGTCTGGCCTGTCCAAGAATGTTGGATCTCCTGCAAAAGAAGTTGTTCCTGTGCTTGATGCTGCCACTCGAAAAGACAGGAAGAGGAAGTACAAGTTTTATGTAGGCAGCAATCAAAATAAGCCTAAAAATGGTGAAGACAGTTGTCCCATCAGCATATTAGAAAAGCAGGAAGTGGAAGAGAATTCAGCCAGTCGTCAAACTAAGAAAGTCCACTTGAAGTGCGAGTTGAAAGAGAGACCTTCCAGCTTTCAAGCTAGTAAAACTCACAAAAAACGCGAGTCAAAAGATAATTCTGTCGGTCCTCGAAGTAGTATACCTCTCCGGAAGCGTAAAGATGTTTCTCCTGTGGCTGCAGCATCTCTGTCTAAAAATGATAAAGACAGAGAGATAGATATCCCCTTTGAAGATGAG ATGGTTTCTGCAGATATGGGACATAAAGAACATAGAACAAAGAAGCTTGTAGTTGACATACTGGCATGTGAGGATGTTTCTGATGCTCAACAG GTTGATAGGGTTCTGGGTTGTCGAGTAAGAGGTGGTGAATTGAACTCTTTAAAGTGCGACACGGTGGCCGACTCAAATGACCAACCTGCAAAGAGATCTGTTTCTTTAGATGTTTCAAATAGAAACCCTGAGAAAATTACAAGCTGTGATCTTCCTCCAGATGGCGGGGCCTCTGAAAACAGTTTAAAAGCTGCAGAGGATAACTTAAACCAATTTGATGCGGAAAAAATTGTCAAAAAGGGTTCCGAATCAGACGAGAGTAGCATAGATAAAAGATCAATGGTTAAAGAGTGCAGTGAAGGAAATTGTGAGGATGTGATGACAAGTGACATTAAAGTTACTGATTCTAGTGCAATAAATAGTAAAAAGGAAGGCATTTGTGCTGTGAGTCTGAGTACTGGAGATCTGGAACGAACAGCTGGAAAGAAAACGATGGGAGAAAGCAGCGATATTTATAGTGATAATAATGAAATTACAGAAAGGCTTGAAATGTCCTTACCTCAAGAAAATGCAGAAGCACAGGTGGATTTGGAAATTTCAACTAATTGTGTTCCTGAAACAATGATGAAGGATGACTTATTGTCCGAATTTGTTCCTGAAACAATTGCATTCTCCAATGGAGCTGTGGTTGAATATGAGTTTTTAGTCAAGTGGGTTGGAAAATCTCATCTTCATAACAGTTGGATTTCAGAATCCCATCTGAAAGTTCTTTCAAAAAGAAAACTAGATAATTATAAGGGAAAGTATGGAAGGTCACTAATGGATATAAGTGATGAACGCTGGAAAAAGCCTCAGCGGGTAATTGCTCTTCATTCCTCGACAGTGGGTGTAGACGAGGTGTTTGTGAAGTGGACCGCTCTTCCCTACGAGGAATGCACTTGGGAGAGAGTTGATGAACCTGTTATTGCAAGATCATCTcatttaattgatttatttaaaCAGTTTGAACATCGAACAGTGCAAAATGATGCTACGGACAATGACATGCAGAAGGGAAAACGTGGACGTCAGCAAATTGAGATAGTGCCACTAACAGATCAGCCTAAGGAACTTCTAGGAGGTTCCTTATTCCCACATCAGCTAGAAGCATTGAATTGGTTGCGCAAGTGCTGGTGTAAAGGCAGGAATGTGATACTGGCTGATGAGATGGGTCTTGGAAAAACAGTATCCGCTGGTGCTTTTCTGTCGTCGTTATACTTTGAGTTTAAAGCTACACTTCCTTGTTTGGTTTTAGTTCCTCTTTCAACAATGCCAAATTGGATGGCGGAGTTCTCACTATGGGCACCTGACCTTAATGTTGTTGAGTATCATGGTTCGGCCAAAGCAAGGGCTATGATACGTGAATATGAGTGGCATGCTAGTAATCCTAGTGGGTTTAGTAGGAAAACAGTTTCTTACAAATTCAATGTGCTTTTAACTACATATGAGATGGTTCTTGTTGATTCCTCATATCTACGTGCAGTGCCTTGGGAAGTTCTTGTAGTTGATGAAGGACACCGGCTGAAGAACTCTAGTAGTAAGCTTTTTGGCATGCTCAATACCTTCAAATTCCAACATCGTGTACTTTTGACTGGTACTCCTCTTCAGAATAACATAGGCGAGATGTACAACTTGCTACATTTCTTGCAGCCAGATTTGTTCCCTTCTCTGTCCTCATTCGAAGAGAAGTTTAATGATCTTGCTACTGCCGAGAAGGTGGAGGAGTTAAAAAAACTTGTAGCTCCACATATGCTCCGACGGCTTAAAAAAGACGTGATGCAGAATATCCCTCCCAAGACCGAGCGAATGGTTCCAGTTGAATTATCATCTATCCAAGCTGAATATTACCGGGCCATGTTAACAAAGAACTATCAGCTATTGCGCAATATAGGAAAAGGGGTTGCACAGCAGTCAATGTTAAATATTGTGATGCAGTTAAGAAAGGTGTGCAACCATCCATATCTCATTAAAGGCACTGAGCCTGAATCGGGATCAGCAGAGTTTCTTCACGAGATGAGGATAAAAGCTTCAGCAAAGTTGACTTTGTTGCATTCTATGCTTAAAGTGTTACACAAAGAAGGCCATAGAGTCCTTATATTCTCTCAAATGACAAAGCTTCTCGATATTCTTGAGGATTATTTAAACATTGAATTTGGTCCAAGAACATTTGAGAGAGTGGATGGTTCTGTTTCTGTATCTGATCGTCAAACAGCAATTACTCGATTTAACCAGGATAAAAGTCGTTTTGTCTTTCTACTGTCAACACGCTCTTGTGGCCTTGGAATTAATTTGGCTACTGCTGACACTGTCATAATTTATGATTCAGACTTTAATCCACATGCAGATATCCAAGCAATGAATCGAGCACATCGTATTGGACAGTCAAACAGGCTGTTGGTGTTTAGGCTTGTTGTTCGTGCTAGTGTTGAGGAACGCATCTTGCAGCTCGCAAAGAGAAAATTGATGCTTGATCAACTGTTTGTGAATAAATCTGGGTCTCAGAAGGAGGTAGAAGATATTTTGCGCTGGGGGACTGAAGAACTTTTTAATGATTCTTCTAGCATCCCGAGTAAAGATGCAGGTGAAAACATTGGCAATAATGATGAAGCTGCTTTAGATATCGAGCCTACCCGTAGGAGGAGAACTGGTGGCCTCGGGGACGTATACAAGGATAAATGCACAGATGGTAGTAGTAAGATTGTTTGGGATGAAAATGCTATTTGGAAATTGCTAGACCGTTCAAACATTCAAGATTGTTCTCTTGATAATGCTGAGGGGGATGCAGAGAATGATATGCTTGGCTCTGTGAAG TCACTAGAATGGAATGATGAACCAGCAGAGGATCAAGAGATAAGTGAACTACTTCCAGTGGTGAATGATGAAACTTGTACGCACCACTCTGGAAAGAAAGAAGATGACGCGGTAGCTGTTATTGAAGGGAATGAATGGGATAGGTTGCTGCGTGATAG ATGGGAAAAATATCAAAACGAAGAGGAAGCAACTCTCGGTAGAGGTAAGCGCCAAAGAAAAGCTATTTCTTACAGAGAGGCATATGCTATGCAACCAGCGGAGACACCAAATGAG GGTGATGGTAATGAAGAGGGGGAGCCACAGCGTGATTATACTCCAGCTGGTCGGGCCCTGAAAGCAAAGTT TGCCAAGCTTCGTGCTAGACAAAAAGAACGTTTGGTTCAAAGGCATGCTATGAATGCATCCGATCCAATTATGGAATTGAATCGATTTGAAACCTGCTTAGTCCCTTCATCCAGTGCTCTGGGAAAAGAGCAAATGACCAACTTAGATCAGCATAGGGGTGATGATATTTCACTAATTGATTCGGAAGGTAACAAACAGCAATATTTAGAGGCTCTAAAGACGAAGCCTGACTTGAAACAGAGGCTGAGCAAATTATCAAAATGTAAAATGAGAAGTCATGTAGATTTTCCTGTTAAAGCTGGTGAGCATCCTCCCGATATTGGTCCCCTAGGTCATCATTTACAGGGAACAAGCAATACAAAATCATTGTCAAACAACATTTTGTTACCTGTTTTGGGACTTTGTGCTCCTAATGCAAATCAGATGGAGTTGTCAGAGAGGAACATCTACAAATCTCACAGCAAGCAAAGCAGGCAAGGAAGCAAGGCAGAATTCCCTTTCGATTTAACTCCTTCCCGTGAAACACTGAATGAGACAGATGGTAAATCTCTTGAGCATGCCCAAGAAAAAGGTAAGTTTCCCTCGACATCTTTAGAAGCCGTGCAACGTGGGTGGAAAATGAGCAGACCTGATACTTATATGCAG CATGCTCTTCCTTTCTCACAAGGAAAAGGTCATAATTATCTAGATCGAGGACCAGGTATTTCTGAATTTCAAGAAAAACCAGCATTGCCAAAACTACCATTTGATCAGAAACTGCTTCCCAGATTCCCATTTCCAACGACAAATGTATGCCATCCACATCCTGACTTGTTCCCCAACTTAACATTGGGTTCCAGAGCTGGAAATATAAGTGATTCTGTTCAAGATTTTCATGCAATGCCTTTCTTTCCGAATATGAAGCTTCCACGTGAAAATACATCGAGATATGCTCAACAAGGAGTTGAAGTGAATCCGATGCTGGGATTAGGTCAGATGCCACAGACCTATTCATCATTTCCTGAAAATCACAGGAAGGTTCTCGAGAACATAATGATGAGAACTGGAACAGTACCAAGCAACTTTTTTAAAAGTAAATCAATGAAAGATATATGGTCGGAAGATGAACTTGATTTTCTTTGGGTTGGAGTTCGCAGGCACGGACGGGGCAATTGGGATGCTATGCTTCGTGACCCAAGGTTAAAATTTTCCAAGTTTAAAACTGCGGAAGATTTGTTTTGTAGATGGGAGGAGGAACAACATAAGATCATGGACATGCCGGCTCTTCCTGTGCAAAAATCATATAAGTCTTCAAAACTAGGAAAATCTCCGTTATTTCCTGAAATTTCTGATGCAATGATGTCGAGAGCACTCCATGGAAGCAAATTTGCTGGTCCACCAAAATTTCAGTCGCACCTGACAGACATGAAATTAGGTTTTAGCAATCAACAATCTAGCTTACCTAAATTTGAGCCTTCTGAGCAACATGGTTTGACCGATGACCATTTAGCACTTCATCCGGGTTGGAATGCTGATAAATTCCAGAAAAGTTTTTCCGGGATGTCGTCTGTTAGACCATGTGATAGACCAGGAACTTCTACTGTTCGCAATGAGCAGCCATTTCTTAAGGATATGTTAGGAGCCAGTAGTTTGGTTTCTGTAGGTATGAACTCTTCAAGCAACTTTGATTTACAGAAGCAGGGGAATGAACTGCGTGATAGTAGGAGTTGGAAGCTGCCAAGTTTTCTTGACAAGTCTCTTAACATTTTGCGTGAATCTAATAACTTTAGTAGTGGGAAATCAAAGATTTCATCATTGTTGGCTGATTCTCATTTAGGACAGAATATGTTCTACTCGAAGCTGAAAGATGTTGCTGGAAGTTCTTTGAAAAAGGACCTGCCTCATTGGCTTCGGGAAGCTGTCGTAGGTCCTGCAAAACCAGAACCTGGCCTGCCACCAAGTGTCTCCGCAATTGCACAATCAGTTCATATATTGTACGGGGATAGTGACCCAATCTTTCCTCCATTTTTGGCCCCGGGCTTGCCTCCTGTCCAACCCAAGGATCCACGGAGGAGATTGAAGAAAAGGAAGAAACGAAGGGAAAGGGCTCAAATGTCGAAGCAGTTCCCAGAGGATATTGCTGGAACAAGTCACAGCTTCCGAAGCAACCTCCCTGCCGGAACTATTGGTTCAACATCACTTCTACATGCAGAATCACCTGTTCCTCTTATCACGCAGTTGTCTGCTTCAACTTCAGGACTCCCCTGTGGGAAGCCTAACCTGAATACACCTCCTTTCAGTGTAGATGTGCCAAATTCATCACCTGTTTCAGTATATTCAGAAACTcgaaagaaaatgaaaatgaacccCTCTTCTGATGTGCTTCAATTTGTAACGCCGTCTGTAGCTGCAAGTTCACAAGAAACAGACACAAAATCCCCTGAAAGCAAGGTCCCGCTTCCAGATTATGTTGAAGAAGTAATGATACCAGTACCGGAGGATGTTTGTGAGGAGAACAAAAGCAAGGATATTTCATCCACAGGAATGTTAGGTCCACACACGGAGGACAATGTAGAGCAGACTGAAAGCAGGGTTCCCAACGAGACTCGCCCAGATCCTATTCAAGGCAAGGATATTTCATCTACAGTAATGTTAGGTCCACACACGGAGGACAATGCAGAACAGACTGAAAGCGGGGTTCCCAACGAAACTTGCCCAGATCCTATTCAAGGCAAGGATATTTCATCTACAGGAATGTTAGGTCCACACACGGAGGAAAATGCAGAGCAGACTGAAAGCAGGGTTCCCAACGAGAGTCACTCAGATCCTATTCAGCCCAAAGCAGAGAAAACATCATCAGAAGGTAGAGTCTCAAATCATGGAGGCAATGAGCAAGAATCATAG